The following proteins are encoded in a genomic region of Nicotiana sylvestris chromosome 4, ASM39365v2, whole genome shotgun sequence:
- the LOC104238143 gene encoding ATP-citrate synthase alpha chain protein 2-like, whose product MARKKIREYDSKRLLKEHFKRLAGYDLAIKSAQVTESTDLNELVEKEPWLSSTQLVVKPDMLFGKRGKSGLVALNLDLAEVASFVKERLGKEVEMGGCKGPITTFIVEPFVPHNEEFYLNIVSERLGCSVSFSECGGIDIEENWDKVKTIFLPTGTSFTSEICAPLVATLPLEIKGVIEEFLKVVYTLFQDLDFTFLEMNPFTLVEGKPYPLDMRGELDDTAAFKNFKKWGNIEFPLPFGRVMSATESFIHGLDEKTSASLKFTVLNPKGRIWTMVAGGGASVIYADTVGDLGYASELGNYAEYSGAPNEEEVLQYARVVIDCATADSDGRKRALVIGGGIANFTDVAATFSGIIRALKEKESKLKAARMHIYVRRGGPNYQKGLAKMRSLGEEIGIPIEVYGPEATMTGICKQAIECITAAA is encoded by the exons ATGGCCCGGAAGAAGATCAGAGAGTATGATTCCAAGAGATTGTTGAAAGAGCATTTCAAGAGGCTCGCTGGTTATGATTTGGCCATCAAATCTGCCCAG GTTACAGAATCAACTGATCTGAATGAGCTTGTAGAGAAAGAGCCATGGCTCTCCTCAACACAATTGGTGGTAAAGCCTGATATGTTATTTGGGAAGCGTGGAAAAAGCGGGCTAGTTGCCTTGAATCTTGATCTGGCTGAAGTTGCTTCTTTCGTGAAGGAACGGTTAGGCAAAGAG GTGGAGATGGGTGGATGCAAGGGGCCCATTACAACTTTCATTGTTGAGCCATTTGTACCCCACAATGAAGAGTTTTACCTTAACATTGTCTCAGAGAGACTTGGTTGTAGTGTTAGCTTTTCTGAATGTGGAGGAATAGATATCGAAGAAAACTGGGACAAG GTTAAGACAATCTTTTTGCCAACGGGGACATCCTTTACATCAGAGATTTGTGCACCACTTGTTGCTACTCTACCACTTGAG ATCAAAGGAGTAATTGAGGAGTTCCTCAAAGTGGTTTATACTTTGTTTCAAG ATCTGGACTTTACTTTCTTGGAGATGAATCCTTTCACGCTGGTCGAAGGAAAGCCTTATCCACTGGATATGAGGGGAGAGCTTGATGACACTGCTGCTTTTAAGAACTTCAAGAA GTGGGGAAATATCGAATTTCCATTGCCATTTGGAAGAGTGATGAGTGCTACAGAGAGCTTTATTCATGGTCTAGATGAAAAG ACAAGTGCATCTTTGAAGTTCACAGTCTTGAACCCCAAGGGGCGAATTTGGACAATGGTTGCTGGTGGAGGTGCCAGTGTCATATATGCAGACACT GTCGGTGATCTTGGATATGCTTCTGAGCTTGGGAACTATGCAGAATACAGCGGTGCTCCAAATGAAGAAGAGGTCTTGCAGTATGCCAGAGTTGTAATTGAT TGTGCAACTGCAGATTCTGATGGTCGTAAGAGAGCCCTTGTGATAGGTGGTGGAATAGCCAACTTCACTGATGTTGCTGCCACATTTAGTGGTATAATTCGAGCTTTGAAGGAGAAG GAATCAAAGCTTAAAGCTGCAAGAATGCACATATATGTGAGGAGAGGAGGTCCAAACTACCAAAAAGGTCTTGCCAAAATGCGGTCTCTTGGGGAAGAAATTGGCATCCCAATTGAG GTATATGGACCTGAGGCAACCATGACTGGCATCTGCAAACAGGCTATTGAGTGCATCACTGCAGCTGCATAG